Proteins encoded together in one Bactrocera neohumeralis isolate Rockhampton chromosome 4, APGP_CSIRO_Bneo_wtdbg2-racon-allhic-juicebox.fasta_v2, whole genome shotgun sequence window:
- the LOC126756085 gene encoding uncharacterized protein LOC126756085 gives MTNPKRTFDFIYLAVVFSIGFQASYAQTTCKNGLGRVLYERLPNQQLQGYDDDVVRDTAPPFRVLEKCQDLCLRDRTGTNNLVRTCTSFDFQPGSRITSFGGTSEYEESLCYLTSEQAGPEGIGSLMLVPNSVHFNEICLTSNRPERECPSRRYVFERHPRKKLKLPISDVKEFTAANRSDCEDKCLNEFAFVCRSANFDSTMRSCTLSRFTRRTHPELLEDDPNSDYLENTCLNAERRCDGLAVFVKEENKRLGGPFEVDIFNNMTLEECQTMCLRAEKYFCRSVEFDDQTKQCILSEEDSISQKDDISISSSPTHHFYDLVCLDNQRATDYPDNSVTSHLFSSGRRPDTAFQRYRNSRLGGEFHSEITGRSLSECLDECLRQTSFQCRSAVYSDRFRTCRLSRYNQKDGMRIIYDADYDYYENLMLNVVGGGDTDGHGGVSNGGSHRQSEHGSSNWRPPNKDDDRYGTGAGGSSGGRYPAGGGGTAGSGTPIGGSADDYGRPYDRYPTPNEYDRYPGSGSGGGDRYANDGRYPSSVDSRDPYEERFPPGRFPVGDQERYPSDRDRYPGVGLDLYPGDRERYPGERDRYPNDRLPFDRDRDRDRFLIREHDHDRYPGGDRDRYPGDRNRYPLGDRGGFPINDRERERYPGFNDRYPPGRYGERNRERDRDSDRYPIEDYPRRGPYSPRPLDRYPIPSLNDNGLPSDLPHTRPYPPDDDLPYRPYGTASRYPQDRYASRYPSRYSPERDPAYGYTGRDAPDNFFLDKRFRPSSIDSRYPLLTDGRGGQPPQRFGSDGRYPPDDLIHTARRPEPDSAKRYPPAPLVPPTTISKYPSTPNRFPVGTDRYPIDIYKYGNRYGSSGSSSGVRPGYDRPPPPPHYFDVDYEERYGDRYGGYDREYEGPIGRRPLGGGGGYPHYESPFNRPYGHGLGAPPPLDDNRPLAPPLHPYGAAGSIGPVASGGGSSRPPVTRCEETDNFKQIAARHKMRRHYVRRSLVVPSLIQCERECIESRDFICRSFNYRDAAATNYDERDLPNCELSDRDSRELDVHDPSNFDAANYDYYERSLGRSDGECMDVTQTCNEEGMEFTIRTPEGFLGRIYTYGYYDRCFFRGNGGTVNVLRISGPQGYPDCGTQRYGDTLTNIVVVQFSDNVQTSRDKRYNLTCVFRGPGEAVVTSGYIGAGSGSPIPIEYLPAENTLSSKVRLMILYQGRPTTTIAVGDPLTFRLEAQDGYNHVTDIFATNVVARDPYSGRSIQLIDRFGCPVDPYVFPELDKLRDGDTLEARFNAFKIPESNFLVFEATVRTCRDGCQPAYCPGAAGRQEPSFGRRRRSLNITDVAEIETNTEPVSERLIDELSEVNSTKVLGTMGDFNKTITKDDKSNQELEEPEQVREMIEVFETREEIEKDSYPRKLVAPIETVCMTPSEYHGLITAIILLMILLFSITLVSGLAYRRYWSTMTKNRIADRHSPIHSLGQSSIRTHERFSEIGQMASGSGNAMPNRTANAFRANMSIFGGSLHKTFATGNLARMCQLPVINPMRNNGSTNHQFEDPSEPIYTDPSLFERSRSLRSLTTEGEAENRHAV, from the exons ATGACAAATCCCAAGCGAACATTTGATTTTATATACTTAGCTGTAGTATTTAGTATAGGCTTTCAAGCCAGTTACG CACAAACAACATGTAAGAATGGTTTGGGACGCGTCCTATACGAACGACTGCCCAACCAACAACTACAGGGTTACGACGATGATGTAGTGCGCGACACAGCGCCGCCCTTTCGAGTCTTAGAAAAGTGCCAAGACTTGTGTCTGCGCGATCGCACCGGCACCAACAACTTGGTGCGCACCTGCACCAGCTTCGACTTTCAACCAGGCAGTCGCATCACCTCTTTCGGCGGCACCTCCGAATACGAAGAATCCCTTTGCTACCTAACATCCGAACAAGCAGGCCCTGAGGGCATCGGCAGTCTGATGCTGGTACCAAATAGTGTACATTTCAATGAGATTTGCTTGACCT CCAATCGCCCGGAAAGAGAATGTCCCAGTCGGCGGTATGTGTTTGAGCGGCATCCGcgcaagaaattaaaattaccaATCTCGGATGTCAAGGAG TTTACGGCAGCGAATCGTTCGGATTGCGAGGATAAGTGTTTGAATGAATTCGCATTCGTTTGTCGCTCCGCCAATTTCGACTCTACAATGCGTTCCTGCACGTTAAGCAG GTTCACACGCCGCACACATCCAGAATTACTAGAAGATGACCCCAACTCTGACTACTTGGAAAACACCTGCTTGAATG CTGAGCGACGTTGTGACGGTCTGGCCGTGTTCGTTAAGGAGGAGAATAAACGACTAGGCGGTCCCTTCGAAGTGGATATTTTCAATAACATGACTTTGGAGGAATGTCAGACTATGTGTCTACGCGCCGAGAA ATACTTCTGTCGTTCTGTCGAGTTTGATGATCAGACGAAGCAGTGCATTTTGTCTGAGGAGGATTCTATTTCACAGAAAGATGACATAAGTATCAGTTCCAGCCCAACGCACCATTTTTACGATCTGGTCTGCTTAGACAACC AACGTGCCACTGATTATCCCGATAATTCCGTTACGTCGCATTTGTTCTCTTCGGGTCGCCGACCAGACACGGCTTTTCAGCGTTACCGAAATTCACGTCTGGGTGGCGAATTTCATTCCGAGATTACTGGCCGCTCCTTAAGTGAATGCCTCGACGAGTGTTTGCGTCAAACTAGCTTCCAGTGTCG ATCGGCGGTTTACAGTGATCGCTTTCGCACTTGCCGCTTGAGTCGTTACAATCAAAAGGACGGCATGCGTATTATTTACGACGCAGACTACGATTATTACGAGAATCTAATGC TGAACGTGGTTGGCGGTGGCGATACGGATGGACACGGTGGCGTTAGCAATGGTGGCAGTCACAGGCAAAGTGAGCATGGAAGCTCTAATTGGCGCCCCCCCAATAAAGATGACGACCGTTATGGCACGGGAGCTGGTGGCAGTAGTGGTGGTAGATACCCCGCCGGTGGTGGCGGTACGGCTGGTTCAGGGACACCTATTGGTGGTAGTGCTGATGATTACGGACGCCCTTACGATCGCTATCCAACACCTAATGAATATG ATCGTTATCCAGGTAGCGGGAGCGGCGGTGGTGACCGGTACGCTAACGATGGTCGTTATCCATCATCTGTTGACAGTCGCGATCCATATGAAGAACGCTTTCCACCGGGACGCTTTCCTGTTGGCGATCAAGAGCGATATCCAAGTGATCGTGATCGTTATCCAGGTGTGGGATTAGATTTATATCCAGGTGATCGAGAACGTTACCCAGGAGAGCGTGATCGTTATCCCAATGATCGTCTTCCATTCGACCGTGACCGTGATCGTGATCGTTTTCTTATTAGGGAGCATGATCATGATAGATATCCTGGTGGTGATCGTGATCGTTATCCTGGAGATCGAAATCGATATCCACTTGGGGATCGAGGTGGTTTCCCGATCAATGATCGTGAACGTGAACGTTATCCAGGTTTTAACGATCGTTATCCACCAGGTCGATATGGCGAGCGTAACCGTGAACGAGATCGCGATAGTGATCGTTACCCAATTGAAGACTATCCACGCCGGGGTCCGTATTCTCCCCGCCCTCTAGACCGTTATCCCATACCTTCACTCAACGATAACGGATTACCCAGTGATCTGCCTCACACTAGACCTTATCCTCCAGATGATGATCTACCCTATCGTCCTTATGGTACAGCAAGCCGTTACCCACAAGATCGTTATGCTAGTAGGTATCCCTCACGCTATTCACCGGAAAGAGATCCTGCATATGGCTACACTGGACGCGATGCCCCTGACAACTTCTTCCTTGATAAACGTTTTCGTCCCTCCTCCATTGACTCGCGCTACCCTTTGTTGACCGATGGACGGGGTGGCCAACCTCCGCAACGATTTGGATCAGACGGCCGTTATCCTCCAGATGATTTAATACACACTGCTCGAAGACCAGAACCAGATTCAGCAAAGCGTTATCCCCCAGCACCTTTAGTGCCCCCCACAACCATAAGTAAATATCCCTCTACACCAAACCGATTTCCGGTAGGTACTGACCGCTACCCCAtcgatatatataaatatggcaATCGATATGGTAGCAGTGGTAGCAGCAGCGGCGTAAGACCAG GTTATGATCGTCCACCTCCGCCACCACATTATTTTGATGTAGACTACGAGGAACGCTATGGCGACCGTTATGGCGGCTATGATCGTGAATATGAGGGACCTATCGGCAGAAGACCTTTAGGTGGTGGTGGCGGCTATCCTCACTATGAAAGTCCCTTCAATCGTCCATATGGACATGGGCTTGGTGCTCCGCCCCCACTAGACGACAATCGACCTTTGGCACCACCATTACATCCCTATGGGGCAGCGGGAAGCATTGGACCAGTAGCGTCCGGCGGTGGTTCATCGCGGCCCCCAGTGACGCGTTGTGAAGAGACTGACAATTTCAAACAAATCGCAGCAAGACACAAAATGCGCCGACACTATGTGCGGCGGTCACTAGTCGTGCCCTCTCTAATACAGTGCGAACGAGAGTGCATTGAATCTCGAGACTTTATTTGTCGTAGCTTCAATTACAG GGATGCAGCCGCTACAAACTACGATGAACGCGATTTGCCCAATTGTGAGCTAAGTGATCGGGATTCACGTGAACTGGACGTCCATGATCCAAGCAATTTCGATGCAGCCAATTACGATTACTACGAGCGTAGTTTGGGTCGTAGTGATGGCGAGTGTATGGATG TGACGCAGACTTGCAACGAGGAGGGAATGGAATTCACTATACGCACTCCGGAAGGATTTCTTGGACGTATCTATACATACGGGTACTATGATCG atgCTTCTTCCGCGGCAACGGTGGCACTGTAAATGTGCTACGTATCAGCGGTCCACAAGGCTACCCCGATTGCGGCACCCAAAGA TATGGCGACACTCTGaccaacattgttgttgtgcaatTTTCTGATAATGTGCAAACCAGTCGTGACAAACGATACAATTTAACTTGTGTCTTCCGTGGACCAGGGGAAGCAGTTGTCACTTCCGGTTATATTGGTGCAGG ATCTGGCAGTCCCATACCCATTGAATACCTTCCTGCGGAGAATACTCTAAGTTCGAAAGTCCGTCTAATGATTCTCTATCAAGGACGCCCAACCACCACGATAGCAGTGGGAGATCCACTGACTTTCCGACTGGAGGCACAGGATGGTTACAATCACGTAACTGATATATTTGCCACTAATGTGGTGGCACGTGATCCATACTCGGGTAGAAGCATACAACTTATTGATAGATTTGG TTGCCCTGTGGATCCTTATGTGTTTCCCGAACTGGATAAACTGCGTGATGGAGACACATTGGAGGCGCGTTTCAATGCCTTCAAAATACCCGAGTCAAATTTCCTTGTATTTGAAGCTACAGTTCGCACTTGCCGTGATGGTTGCCAACCTGCTTATTGTCCAGGTGCAGCTGGTCGGCAGGAACCTTCATTCGGACGTCGCAGACGTTCACTCAATATTACAGATGTTGCAGAAATCGAAACAAATACCGAACCTGTATCTGAACGTTTAATTGACGAACTCTCTGAAGTGAATAGTACCAAAGTATTGGGTACGATGGGAGACTTTAACAAGA CGATTACAAAAGATGACAAGTCTAATCAGGAGTTAGAGGAACCAGAACAAGTGCGTGAAATGATTGAG GTATTTGAGACTCGTGAGGAAATCGAAAAAGACTCTTACCCGCGGAAGCTGGTTGCTCCGATTGAGACAGTGTGTATGACACCCTCCGAGTATCATGGCCTTATAACAGCAATTATATTACTTATGATTTTGTTATTCAGCATCACTTTGGTCTCCGGCTTAGCTTATCG ACGCTACTGGAGCACGATGACGAAGAATCGAATTGCCGATCGACACTCTCCCATACATTCGCTAGGGCAGTCCTCGATACGCACGCACGAGCGCTTCAGTGAGATCGGTCAAATGGCTAGTGGCAGCGGAAATGCAATGCCAAATCGTACCGCTAATGCATTTCGTGCGAATATGTCAATCTTTGGTGGCAGTCTGCATAAAACCTTTGCCACAGG GAATTTAGCTCGAATGTGTCAACTGCCCGTAATAAATCCGATGCGTAATAACGGAAGCACAAATCATCAATTTGAGGACCCTAGTGAGCCAATATATACCGATCCATCATTGTTCGAACGCTCTAG
- the LOC126756101 gene encoding uncharacterized protein LOC126756101: protein MHCFHVFAQVMLLLFVFDANALQFEVNTLTFKGVCEQKGGDWCSLKCQIAGGRDGYCNKAKICNCRQM from the exons atgcaTTGCTTTCACGTGTTTGCTCAAGTTATGTTACTTTTATTTGTGTTCGACGCGAATGCTTTACAATTTGAAG ttaaTACTCTGACTTTCAAGGGCGTTTGTGAGCAGAAGGGTGGAGATTGGTGCAGCTTAAAATGCCAAATAGCAGGTGGGCGCGATGGTTATTgcaacaaagcaaaaatctgTAATTGCCGGCAAATGTAA